From the genome of Pungitius pungitius chromosome 21, fPunPun2.1, whole genome shotgun sequence, one region includes:
- the vkorc1 gene encoding vitamin K epoxide reductase complex subunit 1, with amino-acid sequence MAMPTWERKVRTFLCVLGLFLSAYALHVELSRERDPDYRAMCDLGESVSCSKVFTSRWGRGFGLVQFFVAKDSLLNQPNSVLGLLFYTLQMGLGLSLSKEAAALLVLSSWVSVAGSLYLASILTFVLGDFCMVCVSTYVVNFALLYTNLRRRTAVDGMKEKEG; translated from the exons ATGGCAATGCCGACATGGGAGAGAAAAGTGCGCACATTCCTCTGcgttttgggtttgtttttgtctgcgtACGCGCTTCACGTCGAGCTGTCCCGGGAGAGGGACCCGGATTACAGGGCGATGTGCGACCTGGGGGAGTCCGTGAGCTGCTCCAAAGTCTTCACCTCCAG ATGGGGACGAGGTTTCGGCTTGGTCCAGTTCTTTGTGGCCAAAGATAGCCTCCTGAATCAGCCCAACAGTGTGCTTGGCCTCCTATTTTACACTCTGCAGATGGGCCTGG GTCTGTCTCTCTCCAAAGAGGCAGCAGCGCTCTTGGTGCTCTCCTCCTGGGTGTCTGTGGCCGGATCGCTCTATCTCGCATCTATTCTTACCTTTGTTCTGGGGGACTTCTGCATGGTCTGCGTGTCAACATATGTTGTCAACTTTGCGTTGCTCTACACCAACCTGAGACGTAGGACGGCAGTGGATgggatgaaggagaaggagggataG
- the LOC119212587 gene encoding integrin alpha-M-like isoform X1, protein MGWIISTAVFLSGLNALLCFNIDPVAWKTLTQPAASFGYQVVQRPSDLLVSAPLAQYSPTGRGLIYKCSTETCRRLSVPVAEFAVNMSLGLTMANDPSTQRTLACGPTIPKDCKSITMYSGTCWQIDASDRVTGPVPSSNGECGSADIVFLLDGSGSVNNQDFQTMKTFVKNLVRSLLQADIKFAIVQFSTSPQIHFYFSDNLISGTASWERKVDEIRQLRGYTYTAKAIKSVVNDVFTPTKGSRPNVNKVLIVITDGESNDRFNLPGATSLADNKKIVRFAIGVGGAFKRDKAKKELETIASTKENVFQVESFNALEQIRQTLQAKLFSIEGSQTSGESLKLEMAQEGFSAAYVPEGIQMAIVGANEWKGGFLQYSMPTGLKTSSYEADIETDSYLGYSMAVAKTRSGTLTIVGAPRYQHRGAVMVVHQNVLRKTIDPFDWQFQSGEYFGAVVCAMDLNLDSFTDLILISAPMFMDSDGEGRVYVCSLTGLDVECRLDSPSVLRGDVSGNERFGSSLAVLPDLNTDGLSDLAVGAPLENNGQGSIYIFHGEGGVGGISSSYSQRIAASEVQSPLRFFGLSISQSSFDHSGDGLPDLAIGSKGAVVLLRSKPIVMVEATVSFSPNRIPTQNSNCSKPLESTAEVCFTMTRHSKVDKVTAKISYNLTLDATRKVPNNRAYFSEKQRETKGTVDIDLIRPVCNTVKFSVQACPEDALNALYNELRFSFEGLPNPPNPSASLALQAQKTTLHPLGFEINCGDDDKCVDDLKVDFNFTKSLEVKVGIDELLDVTVSVENRGENSYNSRVILSYPTGLSFRKFTTLQGRIECSSLDSEDGVTRGKTDCTVDKPILKSDSKAFFIISYGIETSSQLARSISFSANVSSGNLEHSSSSELYRNKDIDVKYSIFATFESSFSYSNFSFGKNNLHKPVQQSIVVTNDIRAVNFTVVIRVPVKLGDKNIWTDSSSLQIPDCQKDLDEQPKVTDFIAKIQKNKLVDCSVATCSVFKCSKIMGRLESKTYQISANLSSEWIQQIGLQSAKFLLISTASLEYDRKQYIFLSAGSYNNPPVRKIEVEVEVYVEPDFTKEIVGGSLGGLALLALLTAGLYKAGFFKSKYKEMINDNAADRFDDGDALTPD, encoded by the exons ATGGGCTGGATAATTAGTACGGCAGTGTTCTTGTCAG GGTTAAacgctttactttgttttaacatcGATCCTGTGGCTTGGAAGACCCTGACTCAACCTGCTGCAAGTTTTGGATACCAGGTGGTGCAGAGGCCATCAGA ttTGCTGGTCAGTGCTCCTCTTGCACAGTATTCACCAACAGGAAGAGGACTGATATATAAGTGTTCCACCGAAACATGCAGACGACTATCGGTTCCTG TGGCTGAGTTTGCAGTGAACATGTCTCTGGGTTTGACGATGGCAAATGATCCCTCCACACAAAGAACTTTG GCATGTGGTCCAACCATCCCAAAGGACTGCAAAAGTATCACCATGTACAGTGGAACCTGCTGGCAGATAGACGCTTCTGATCGAGTTACAGGTCCTGTACCTTCTTCTAATGGCg AGTGCGGGTCAGCAGACATTGTATTTCTGTTGGACGGCTCCGGCAGCGTAAATAATCAGGATTTTCAAACAATGAAGACTTTTGTAAAGAATCTGGTCCGCTCACTCCTGCAAGCAGACATAAAg tttgcCATCGTTCAATTCTCCACATCTCCCCAAATCCATTTTTACTTCAGTGATAATCTGATCTCTGGAACTGCATCATGGGAAAGAAAAGTTGACGAGATTAGACAACTCAGGGGATACACTTACACAGCTAAAGCCATCAAATCTGTGGT CAATGATGTTTTCACACCAACAAAAGGTTCCAGGCCAAATGTGAACAAAGTGTTGATAGTCATCACCGATGGAGAATCTAACGACCGCTTCAATTTGCCAGGTGCAACAAGTTTAGCTGACAACAAAAAGATTGTTCGATTTGCTATTGGA gtggggggggcattcaaAAGGGATAAGGCAAAAAAGGAACTGGAAACCATTGCATCTACCAAAGAAAACGTATTTCAAGTGGAGAGTTTCAACGCACTTGAACAAATAAGACAGACTCTGCAGGCCAAACTCTTCTCTATTGAAG GATCACAAACAAGCGGAGAATCACTGAAATTGGAAATGGCTCAAGAGGGATTCAGTGCAGCTTATGTGCCTgag GGAATTCAGATGGCTATTGTTGGTGCTAATGAGTGGAAGGGAGGCTTCCTCCAATACTCAATGCCAACAGGCCTCAAGACAAGCTCCTATGAGGCTGATATAGAGACTGACAGTTATCTGG GTTACTCCATGGCAGTTGCTAAAACGAGGTCTGGCACGTTAACGATTGTCGGTGCTCCAAGATATCAACACAGAGGAGCTGTGATGGTAGTTCACCAAAACGTCCTCAGAAAAACGATTGATCCCTTTGACTGGCAG TTTCAGAGTGGTGAATATTTCGGGGCTGTTGTTTGTGCGATGGACCTGAATCTCGACAGCTTCACTGACTTAATCCTCATATCTGCCCCCATGTTCATGGACTCTGATGGAGAGGGAAGGGTTTACGTTTGCAGCTTGACTGGTTTG GATGTGGAGTGTCGCTTAGACTCTCCATCAGTACTGAGAGGGGACGTCTCTGGCAATGAAAGGTTCGGGTCTTCTCTCGCTGTACTTCCTGATCTCAACACCGACGGTCTCAGTGACTTGGCAGTTGGAGCGCCTTTGGAGAACAACGGTCAAGGCAGCATCTACATATTCCACGGAgaaggaggagtaggaggaatCAGTTCTTCTTACTCACAG AGAATTGCAGCATCTGAAGTCCAGTCACCATTGAGGTTCTTCGGCCTGTCCATCAGTCAGTCGTCTTTTgaccacagtggtgacgggctGCCTGACTTAGCGATCGGTTCAAAGGGCGCAGTTGTCTTACTGAG ATCAAAGCCAATAGTTATGGTGGAAGCTACAGTGTCGTTCAGCCCAAATCGAATCCCAACTCAAAACTCAAACTGCTCAAAACCTTTGGAGAGCACAGCAGAAGTCTGTTTTACCATGACCAGGCACTCCAAAGTAGACAAAG TTACAGCAAAGATTAGCTACAATCTAACACTGGACGCCACTCGCAAAGTCCCAAACAACCGGGCCTACTTTAGCGAGAAACAACGAGAGACAAAAGGGACAGTTGATATTGACTTAATTCGGCCTGTATGCAACACGGTGAAGTTCTCTGTTCAG GCTTGTCCAGAGGATGCTCTAAACGCACTTTACAATGAACTCAGATTTAGCTTTGAAGGTTTACCTAACCCCCCAAATCCAAGTGCTAGTCTCGCCCTGCAGGCGCAGAAAACAACTCTACATCCT TTGGGGTTTGAGATCAATTGCGGCGACGACGATAAATGTGTTGATGACCTAAAAGTGGATTTCAACTTCACCAA ATCCTTAGAGGTGAAAGTGGGCATTGATGAACTGTTGGATGTCACCGTCTCAGTGGAGAACAGAGGGGAAAACTCCTACAACAGCCGTGTCATTCTCTCATATCCAACCGGACTCTCTTTCAGGAAGTTTACAACCCTGCAg GGGAGAATTGAGTGCAGCTCCTTGGACAGTGAAGATGGTGTAACGAGAGGGAAGACGGACTGCACTGTCGACAAGCCTATTTTAAAGAGTGACTCTAAG GCTTTCTTCATCATCTCCTATGGGATTGAGACTAGTAGCCAACTTGCCAGGAGCATTTCTTTCTCTGCAAATGTTTCCAG TGGGAATCTGGAGCACTCCAGTTCAAGCGAACTCTacagaaacaaagacattgATGTGAAGTACAGCATTTTTGCTACTTTTGAAAG TTCCTTCAGCTACAGCAATTTTTCATTCGGCAAGAATAATCTTCACAAACCAGTCCAACAATCCATTGTG GTTACAAATGACATCAGAGCAGTGAATTTCACGGTGGTGATTCGGGTGCCTGTGAAGCTCGGTGATAAAAACATCTGGACGGATTCCAGCAGCTTGCAG ATTCCGGACTGTCAAAAAGACCTTGATGAACAACCTAAAGTCACGGATTTTATTGCTAAGatacagaaaaacaagttaGTG GACTGCTCTGTAGCCACGTGCTCGGTTTTCAAGTGCAGTAAGATCATGGGAAGACTGGAGAGTAAAACCTACCAAATCTCTGCCAACCTCAGTTCTGAATGGATTCAGCAG ATTGGACTTCAATCTGCCAAATTCCTCTTGATCAGCACGGCCAGTCTGGAGTACGACAGAAAGCAGTACATCTTTTTATCAGCAGGGTCTTACAACAACCCCCCTGTTCGCAAG ATTGAGGTGGAGGTAGAAGTGTATGTTGAACCAGACTTCACCAAAGAGATTGTTGGAGGATCACTGGGAGGGTTAGCTCTCCTGGCTTTACTCACCGCTGGCCTGTACAAG GCTGGATTCTTCAAGagtaaatacaaagaaatgatTAACGATAATGCAGCAGATCGGTTCGATGATGGAGACGCACTCACACCAGATTAA
- the LOC119212587 gene encoding integrin alpha-M-like isoform X2 — protein MSLGLTMANDPSTQRTLACGPTIPKDCKSITMYSGTCWQIDASDRVTGPVPSSNGECGSADIVFLLDGSGSVNNQDFQTMKTFVKNLVRSLLQADIKFAIVQFSTSPQIHFYFSDNLISGTASWERKVDEIRQLRGYTYTAKAIKSVVNDVFTPTKGSRPNVNKVLIVITDGESNDRFNLPGATSLADNKKIVRFAIGVGGAFKRDKAKKELETIASTKENVFQVESFNALEQIRQTLQAKLFSIEGSQTSGESLKLEMAQEGFSAAYVPEGIQMAIVGANEWKGGFLQYSMPTGLKTSSYEADIETDSYLGYSMAVAKTRSGTLTIVGAPRYQHRGAVMVVHQNVLRKTIDPFDWQFQSGEYFGAVVCAMDLNLDSFTDLILISAPMFMDSDGEGRVYVCSLTGLDVECRLDSPSVLRGDVSGNERFGSSLAVLPDLNTDGLSDLAVGAPLENNGQGSIYIFHGEGGVGGISSSYSQRIAASEVQSPLRFFGLSISQSSFDHSGDGLPDLAIGSKGAVVLLRSKPIVMVEATVSFSPNRIPTQNSNCSKPLESTAEVCFTMTRHSKVDKVTAKISYNLTLDATRKVPNNRAYFSEKQRETKGTVDIDLIRPVCNTVKFSVQACPEDALNALYNELRFSFEGLPNPPNPSASLALQAQKTTLHPLGFEINCGDDDKCVDDLKVDFNFTKSLEVKVGIDELLDVTVSVENRGENSYNSRVILSYPTGLSFRKFTTLQGRIECSSLDSEDGVTRGKTDCTVDKPILKSDSKAFFIISYGIETSSQLARSISFSANVSSGNLEHSSSSELYRNKDIDVKYSIFATFESSFSYSNFSFGKNNLHKPVQQSIVVTNDIRAVNFTVVIRVPVKLGDKNIWTDSSSLQIPDCQKDLDEQPKVTDFIAKIQKNKLVDCSVATCSVFKCSKIMGRLESKTYQISANLSSEWIQQIGLQSAKFLLISTASLEYDRKQYIFLSAGSYNNPPVRKIEVEVEVYVEPDFTKEIVGGSLGGLALLALLTAGLYKAGFFKSKYKEMINDNAADRFDDGDALTPD, from the exons ATGTCTCTGGGTTTGACGATGGCAAATGATCCCTCCACACAAAGAACTTTG GCATGTGGTCCAACCATCCCAAAGGACTGCAAAAGTATCACCATGTACAGTGGAACCTGCTGGCAGATAGACGCTTCTGATCGAGTTACAGGTCCTGTACCTTCTTCTAATGGCg AGTGCGGGTCAGCAGACATTGTATTTCTGTTGGACGGCTCCGGCAGCGTAAATAATCAGGATTTTCAAACAATGAAGACTTTTGTAAAGAATCTGGTCCGCTCACTCCTGCAAGCAGACATAAAg tttgcCATCGTTCAATTCTCCACATCTCCCCAAATCCATTTTTACTTCAGTGATAATCTGATCTCTGGAACTGCATCATGGGAAAGAAAAGTTGACGAGATTAGACAACTCAGGGGATACACTTACACAGCTAAAGCCATCAAATCTGTGGT CAATGATGTTTTCACACCAACAAAAGGTTCCAGGCCAAATGTGAACAAAGTGTTGATAGTCATCACCGATGGAGAATCTAACGACCGCTTCAATTTGCCAGGTGCAACAAGTTTAGCTGACAACAAAAAGATTGTTCGATTTGCTATTGGA gtggggggggcattcaaAAGGGATAAGGCAAAAAAGGAACTGGAAACCATTGCATCTACCAAAGAAAACGTATTTCAAGTGGAGAGTTTCAACGCACTTGAACAAATAAGACAGACTCTGCAGGCCAAACTCTTCTCTATTGAAG GATCACAAACAAGCGGAGAATCACTGAAATTGGAAATGGCTCAAGAGGGATTCAGTGCAGCTTATGTGCCTgag GGAATTCAGATGGCTATTGTTGGTGCTAATGAGTGGAAGGGAGGCTTCCTCCAATACTCAATGCCAACAGGCCTCAAGACAAGCTCCTATGAGGCTGATATAGAGACTGACAGTTATCTGG GTTACTCCATGGCAGTTGCTAAAACGAGGTCTGGCACGTTAACGATTGTCGGTGCTCCAAGATATCAACACAGAGGAGCTGTGATGGTAGTTCACCAAAACGTCCTCAGAAAAACGATTGATCCCTTTGACTGGCAG TTTCAGAGTGGTGAATATTTCGGGGCTGTTGTTTGTGCGATGGACCTGAATCTCGACAGCTTCACTGACTTAATCCTCATATCTGCCCCCATGTTCATGGACTCTGATGGAGAGGGAAGGGTTTACGTTTGCAGCTTGACTGGTTTG GATGTGGAGTGTCGCTTAGACTCTCCATCAGTACTGAGAGGGGACGTCTCTGGCAATGAAAGGTTCGGGTCTTCTCTCGCTGTACTTCCTGATCTCAACACCGACGGTCTCAGTGACTTGGCAGTTGGAGCGCCTTTGGAGAACAACGGTCAAGGCAGCATCTACATATTCCACGGAgaaggaggagtaggaggaatCAGTTCTTCTTACTCACAG AGAATTGCAGCATCTGAAGTCCAGTCACCATTGAGGTTCTTCGGCCTGTCCATCAGTCAGTCGTCTTTTgaccacagtggtgacgggctGCCTGACTTAGCGATCGGTTCAAAGGGCGCAGTTGTCTTACTGAG ATCAAAGCCAATAGTTATGGTGGAAGCTACAGTGTCGTTCAGCCCAAATCGAATCCCAACTCAAAACTCAAACTGCTCAAAACCTTTGGAGAGCACAGCAGAAGTCTGTTTTACCATGACCAGGCACTCCAAAGTAGACAAAG TTACAGCAAAGATTAGCTACAATCTAACACTGGACGCCACTCGCAAAGTCCCAAACAACCGGGCCTACTTTAGCGAGAAACAACGAGAGACAAAAGGGACAGTTGATATTGACTTAATTCGGCCTGTATGCAACACGGTGAAGTTCTCTGTTCAG GCTTGTCCAGAGGATGCTCTAAACGCACTTTACAATGAACTCAGATTTAGCTTTGAAGGTTTACCTAACCCCCCAAATCCAAGTGCTAGTCTCGCCCTGCAGGCGCAGAAAACAACTCTACATCCT TTGGGGTTTGAGATCAATTGCGGCGACGACGATAAATGTGTTGATGACCTAAAAGTGGATTTCAACTTCACCAA ATCCTTAGAGGTGAAAGTGGGCATTGATGAACTGTTGGATGTCACCGTCTCAGTGGAGAACAGAGGGGAAAACTCCTACAACAGCCGTGTCATTCTCTCATATCCAACCGGACTCTCTTTCAGGAAGTTTACAACCCTGCAg GGGAGAATTGAGTGCAGCTCCTTGGACAGTGAAGATGGTGTAACGAGAGGGAAGACGGACTGCACTGTCGACAAGCCTATTTTAAAGAGTGACTCTAAG GCTTTCTTCATCATCTCCTATGGGATTGAGACTAGTAGCCAACTTGCCAGGAGCATTTCTTTCTCTGCAAATGTTTCCAG TGGGAATCTGGAGCACTCCAGTTCAAGCGAACTCTacagaaacaaagacattgATGTGAAGTACAGCATTTTTGCTACTTTTGAAAG TTCCTTCAGCTACAGCAATTTTTCATTCGGCAAGAATAATCTTCACAAACCAGTCCAACAATCCATTGTG GTTACAAATGACATCAGAGCAGTGAATTTCACGGTGGTGATTCGGGTGCCTGTGAAGCTCGGTGATAAAAACATCTGGACGGATTCCAGCAGCTTGCAG ATTCCGGACTGTCAAAAAGACCTTGATGAACAACCTAAAGTCACGGATTTTATTGCTAAGatacagaaaaacaagttaGTG GACTGCTCTGTAGCCACGTGCTCGGTTTTCAAGTGCAGTAAGATCATGGGAAGACTGGAGAGTAAAACCTACCAAATCTCTGCCAACCTCAGTTCTGAATGGATTCAGCAG ATTGGACTTCAATCTGCCAAATTCCTCTTGATCAGCACGGCCAGTCTGGAGTACGACAGAAAGCAGTACATCTTTTTATCAGCAGGGTCTTACAACAACCCCCCTGTTCGCAAG ATTGAGGTGGAGGTAGAAGTGTATGTTGAACCAGACTTCACCAAAGAGATTGTTGGAGGATCACTGGGAGGGTTAGCTCTCCTGGCTTTACTCACCGCTGGCCTGTACAAG GCTGGATTCTTCAAGagtaaatacaaagaaatgatTAACGATAATGCAGCAGATCGGTTCGATGATGGAGACGCACTCACACCAGATTAA
- the LOC119212615 gene encoding transmembrane protease serine 9-like isoform X2 — MAGDRLTALKADKSEQCSDHKMSLKKWICVLMVTSFLWAESHAQLDVCGTTPLINRIVGGQVAPVGKWPWQVSLQQNGGHVCGGSLINKEWVMSAVHCFSSVSTSGWQVSLGRQNLQGINPNGVSRTVASIILHPQYNRSTSNNDIALLRLSSPVQFTDYIRPVCLAASDSVFNTGTGSWVTGWGAVQEGVLLPVPEALQQVQVPVVGNRQCNCLNDVGTVTDNMICAGVLAGGKDSCQGDSGGPMVNKKGSVWVQSGIVSFGTGCARPNLLGVYSRVSRYQSWIDSHISSDKPGFVQFTSSGLDADSSYTCPGLPPPVTPANTTTSTSGTAGTNTTTDQASTASSLTSPVCGTAPLNSRAVGDSGVVPGGTWPWMVRLHKNGVYTCGGTLITRTFVLTSAQCFSTSNPNASEWRAFLGRSPVNLPGEFAISLGIVNITVSKLAGSNIGLLQLIDSLSYTNNIQPVCIDVAASRTFPIGSQCWVAGWEKSTDIVSSILRDLETQVANCGNVSDLENICTFTINLQEEDQGSPLLCKSDSSWFQVAVVTITGKKSVRADVQVFAKTSRFGSFLRETVGDIPSPAAAATGNLTAATVDLTAATGNAEGFSPLLLLSYAVPVASVFLLSGL; from the exons ATGGCAGGTGACCGGTTAACGGCTTTAAAGGCTGACAAATCAGAACAGTGCAGTGATCACAAAATGTCTTTGAAGAAGTGGATCTGTGTCTTGATGGTGACCAGCTTTTTATGGGCAG AATCACATGCTCAGCTTGATG TGTGTGGCACGACTCCCCTGATTAACAGGATAGTTGGAGGTCAAGTCGCTCCAGTTGGAAAGTGGCCCTGGCAGGTCAGCCTGCAGCAAAATGGCGGCCATGTTTGTGGTGGTTCCCTTATCAACAAAGAGTGGGTGATGTCTGCTGTTCACTGCTTCTCCAG TGTCAGTACATCTGGATGGCAGGTTTCTCTTGGGCGTCAGAACCTGCAGGGCATAAACCCAAATGGAGTGTCCAGAACTGTGGCCAGTATCATTTTGCATCCTCAATATAACCGTAGCACCAGCAACAACGACATTGCTCTGCTCAGACTCTCCTCACCAGTCCAATTCACAGACTACATCAGACCTGTCTGTCTGGCAGCCAGTGACAGTGTGTTTAACACCGGTACTGGTAGCTGGGTCACTGGATGGGGCGCAGTCCAGGAGGGAG tgctgttgccggtcCCTGAAGCTCTTCAACAAGTGCAGGTGCCGGTTGTGGGAAACCGACAGTGCAACTGTCTCAATGACGTTGGTACTGTCACAGACAACATGATCTGTGCTGGTGTTCTGGCAGGAGGCAAAGACTCTTGTCAG GGCGACTCAGGAGGTCCAATGGTGAACAAGAAGGGCTCCGTCTGGGTCCAGTCCGGAATTGTTAGTTTTGGTACCGGCTGCGCTCGGCCCAATCTGCTGGGAGTCTACTCCAGAGTGTCCAGGTACCAGTCCTGGATCGACTCCCACATCAGCTCTGATAAGCCGGGCTTTGTCCAGTTCACCTCCAGTGGGCTGGATGCTGACAGCAGCTACACCTGTCCTGGTCTGCCACCTCCTGTTACACCTGCTAATACCACCACTAGCACTAGTGGTACTGCaggaacaaacacaacaacagatcAAGCATCCACAGCATCAAGTTTAACAT CACCAGTGTGTGGCACAGCTCCATTGAACAGTCGCGCCGTAGGGGACAGTGGTGTCGTACCTGGGGGGACCTGGCCTTGGATGGTTCGTCTCCATAAAAATGGGGTCTACACTTGTGGAGGAACTTTAATCACAAGAACATTTGTTCTCACGTCTGCACAGTGCTTCTCTAC CTCCAATCCAAACGCCAGTGAGTGGAGAGCGTTTCTTGGCAGGAGTCCTGTGAACCTTCCTGGAGAGTTTGCGATTTCCCTTGGCATTGTGAACATCACCGTGAGCAAACTGGCTGGTTCTAATATTGGTCTGTTGCAGCTCATCGATTCATTGAGCTACACAAATAATATCCAGCCTGTGTGTATAGATGTTGCCGCTTCCAGGACCTTCCCCATTGGAAGTCAATGCTGGGTGGCAGGCTGGGAGAAGAGCACAG atATAGTTAGCTCCATCCTTCGAGATCTCGAAACTCAGGTGGCAAATTGTGGAAATGTTTCAGATTTAGAAAACATTTGCACTTTTACAATCAACCTTCAAGAG GAGGATCAGGGCAGCCCTCTGCTGTGCAAGTCCGACTCATCCTGGTTTCAGGTGGCAGTCGTAACGATAACTGGAAAGAAATCTGTCCGCGCTGATGTTCAGGTCTTTGCCAAAACTTCAAGATTTGGGTCCTTCCTAAGGGAGACGGTTGGCGACATCCCGTCTCCTGCAGCGGCAGCAACAGGGAATTTAACAGCAGCAACGGTGGATTTAACGGCAGCAACAGGGAATGCAGAAGGTTTCTCACCTTTGCTTTTGCTGTCTTACGCTGTGCCCGTGGCCTCAGTGTTTCTCTTATCGGGACTTTAG
- the LOC119212615 gene encoding transmembrane protease serine 9-like isoform X1 has product MAGDRLTALKADKSEQCSDHKMSLKKWICVLMVTSFLWAESHAQLDVCGTTPLINRIVGGQVAPVGKWPWQVSLQQNGGHVCGGSLINKEWVMSAVHCFSSVSTSGWQVSLGRQNLQGINPNGVSRTVASIILHPQYNRSTSNNDIALLRLSSPVQFTDYIRPVCLAASDSVFNTGTGSWVTGWGAVQEGVLLPVPEALQQVQVPVVGNRQCNCLNDVGTVTDNMICAGVLAGGKDSCQGDSGGPMVNKKGSVWVQSGIVSFGTGCARPNLLGVYSRVSRYQSWIDSHISSDKPGFVQFTSSGLDADSSYTCPGLPPPVTPANTTTSTSGTAGTNTTTDQASTASSLTSPSTTTTTVTRPSTTVHIVTNPSTPVCGTAPLNSRAVGDSGVVPGGTWPWMVRLHKNGVYTCGGTLITRTFVLTSAQCFSTSNPNASEWRAFLGRSPVNLPGEFAISLGIVNITVSKLAGSNIGLLQLIDSLSYTNNIQPVCIDVAASRTFPIGSQCWVAGWEKSTDIVSSILRDLETQVANCGNVSDLENICTFTINLQEEDQGSPLLCKSDSSWFQVAVVTITGKKSVRADVQVFAKTSRFGSFLRETVGDIPSPAAAATGNLTAATVDLTAATGNAEGFSPLLLLSYAVPVASVFLLSGL; this is encoded by the exons ATGGCAGGTGACCGGTTAACGGCTTTAAAGGCTGACAAATCAGAACAGTGCAGTGATCACAAAATGTCTTTGAAGAAGTGGATCTGTGTCTTGATGGTGACCAGCTTTTTATGGGCAG AATCACATGCTCAGCTTGATG TGTGTGGCACGACTCCCCTGATTAACAGGATAGTTGGAGGTCAAGTCGCTCCAGTTGGAAAGTGGCCCTGGCAGGTCAGCCTGCAGCAAAATGGCGGCCATGTTTGTGGTGGTTCCCTTATCAACAAAGAGTGGGTGATGTCTGCTGTTCACTGCTTCTCCAG TGTCAGTACATCTGGATGGCAGGTTTCTCTTGGGCGTCAGAACCTGCAGGGCATAAACCCAAATGGAGTGTCCAGAACTGTGGCCAGTATCATTTTGCATCCTCAATATAACCGTAGCACCAGCAACAACGACATTGCTCTGCTCAGACTCTCCTCACCAGTCCAATTCACAGACTACATCAGACCTGTCTGTCTGGCAGCCAGTGACAGTGTGTTTAACACCGGTACTGGTAGCTGGGTCACTGGATGGGGCGCAGTCCAGGAGGGAG tgctgttgccggtcCCTGAAGCTCTTCAACAAGTGCAGGTGCCGGTTGTGGGAAACCGACAGTGCAACTGTCTCAATGACGTTGGTACTGTCACAGACAACATGATCTGTGCTGGTGTTCTGGCAGGAGGCAAAGACTCTTGTCAG GGCGACTCAGGAGGTCCAATGGTGAACAAGAAGGGCTCCGTCTGGGTCCAGTCCGGAATTGTTAGTTTTGGTACCGGCTGCGCTCGGCCCAATCTGCTGGGAGTCTACTCCAGAGTGTCCAGGTACCAGTCCTGGATCGACTCCCACATCAGCTCTGATAAGCCGGGCTTTGTCCAGTTCACCTCCAGTGGGCTGGATGCTGACAGCAGCTACACCTGTCCTGGTCTGCCACCTCCTGTTACACCTGCTAATACCACCACTAGCACTAGTGGTACTGCaggaacaaacacaacaacagatcAAGCATCCACAGCATCAAGTTTAACAT ctccttcaacaaccacaaccacagtTACAAGACCAAGTACTACTGTCCATATTGTTACTAATCCTTCTA CACCAGTGTGTGGCACAGCTCCATTGAACAGTCGCGCCGTAGGGGACAGTGGTGTCGTACCTGGGGGGACCTGGCCTTGGATGGTTCGTCTCCATAAAAATGGGGTCTACACTTGTGGAGGAACTTTAATCACAAGAACATTTGTTCTCACGTCTGCACAGTGCTTCTCTAC CTCCAATCCAAACGCCAGTGAGTGGAGAGCGTTTCTTGGCAGGAGTCCTGTGAACCTTCCTGGAGAGTTTGCGATTTCCCTTGGCATTGTGAACATCACCGTGAGCAAACTGGCTGGTTCTAATATTGGTCTGTTGCAGCTCATCGATTCATTGAGCTACACAAATAATATCCAGCCTGTGTGTATAGATGTTGCCGCTTCCAGGACCTTCCCCATTGGAAGTCAATGCTGGGTGGCAGGCTGGGAGAAGAGCACAG atATAGTTAGCTCCATCCTTCGAGATCTCGAAACTCAGGTGGCAAATTGTGGAAATGTTTCAGATTTAGAAAACATTTGCACTTTTACAATCAACCTTCAAGAG GAGGATCAGGGCAGCCCTCTGCTGTGCAAGTCCGACTCATCCTGGTTTCAGGTGGCAGTCGTAACGATAACTGGAAAGAAATCTGTCCGCGCTGATGTTCAGGTCTTTGCCAAAACTTCAAGATTTGGGTCCTTCCTAAGGGAGACGGTTGGCGACATCCCGTCTCCTGCAGCGGCAGCAACAGGGAATTTAACAGCAGCAACGGTGGATTTAACGGCAGCAACAGGGAATGCAGAAGGTTTCTCACCTTTGCTTTTGCTGTCTTACGCTGTGCCCGTGGCCTCAGTGTTTCTCTTATCGGGACTTTAG